In one window of Gemmatimonadaceae bacterium DNA:
- a CDS encoding Do family serine endopeptidase — protein MTKYPRARLTAAVVVAFLCGLVFASSSNLTHLGWAQSKTPPKPTLQQVQPLVETQNAFEAIADHVTPAVVSIQTERFARNRTNTRPRSQRPGGIEDFFRQFDPQQQDQPSEASGSGFIVSKDGYILTNNHVVADADRVTVRLLDNRTFTAKVVGRDPTTDVAVIKVDANDLPTVALGDDANARVGQWVVAIGNPLGLDFTVTAGIVSARGRSLGALLNTRYAIQDYIQTDAAINPGNSGGPLVNIRGEVIGINSAIASNTGFYAGYGFAIPVTLAKQVMDDIIQYGKVRRAVLGINIQDVDPNDAQVAGLKDIHGVKVSGFDPPDDPDASPAKRAGVEVGDVIVAVNGQSIDRVSTLQRVIRGFKPGQSVGIDVMRFGDKKTLNVKLGEPPADRSSDVASAEDDSRQPASRGTERSYDKLGISVQSVPSELAQQAKLSDQWRRGLLVTDVSPSGPAYHELNENSSIIISVLYPKKRDIRSTADLEEALSGLKRGDLITLLVYEVRAQGTTSITLKAQ, from the coding sequence ATGACCAAGTACCCCCGTGCCCGACTGACCGCGGCCGTCGTCGTGGCATTCCTTTGCGGCCTGGTGTTCGCTTCCAGCTCGAACCTGACGCACTTGGGTTGGGCTCAGTCGAAAACCCCACCAAAGCCGACGCTTCAACAGGTACAGCCTCTGGTCGAGACGCAGAACGCGTTCGAGGCGATTGCTGATCACGTCACTCCTGCGGTGGTCTCGATCCAGACGGAGCGCTTCGCCCGCAACCGCACCAACACGCGACCCCGCAGTCAACGTCCGGGTGGCATCGAAGATTTCTTCCGGCAGTTCGATCCCCAACAACAGGATCAGCCGAGCGAGGCCAGCGGCTCCGGCTTCATTGTCAGCAAAGACGGGTACATCCTCACCAACAATCACGTCGTCGCCGACGCCGATCGCGTCACCGTGCGACTGCTGGACAATCGAACCTTCACCGCGAAAGTCGTCGGCCGCGATCCGACCACCGACGTCGCGGTCATCAAAGTCGACGCCAATGATTTGCCAACGGTTGCCTTGGGCGACGATGCGAACGCGAGAGTCGGACAGTGGGTCGTGGCGATCGGCAATCCGCTGGGCCTCGACTTCACGGTGACCGCGGGCATCGTGAGCGCGCGCGGACGCTCCCTGGGCGCTCTGCTGAATACGCGATACGCGATTCAGGACTACATCCAGACCGACGCCGCAATCAATCCGGGCAACTCGGGTGGGCCGCTCGTCAACATTCGCGGCGAAGTGATTGGCATCAATAGCGCGATTGCGAGCAACACTGGTTTCTACGCGGGCTACGGCTTCGCGATCCCCGTGACGCTCGCGAAGCAGGTGATGGACGACATCATCCAGTACGGCAAAGTTCGGCGGGCCGTACTTGGCATCAACATCCAGGATGTCGATCCTAACGACGCGCAGGTTGCGGGCCTCAAGGACATCCACGGCGTGAAGGTCAGCGGCTTCGATCCGCCAGACGATCCAGATGCGAGTCCGGCGAAGCGAGCCGGCGTGGAAGTCGGCGACGTCATCGTCGCCGTGAACGGCCAGTCGATCGATCGGGTGAGCACGCTGCAGCGCGTGATCAGGGGCTTCAAGCCTGGACAGAGCGTGGGGATCGATGTGATGCGCTTCGGCGATAAGAAGACACTCAACGTCAAGCTCGGGGAGCCACCCGCCGATCGCAGCAGCGACGTGGCGTCGGCGGAAGATGACAGCCGCCAACCGGCGTCGCGCGGGACTGAGCGCAGCTACGACAAGCTCGGCATCTCGGTTCAATCCGTGCCCTCGGAACTCGCCCAACAGGCAAAACTGAGTGACCAGTGGCGTCGCGGTCTCCTCGTCACCGACGTTTCGCCGAGCGGTCCGGCATATCACGAGCTGAATGAAAACAGCTCGATCATCATTAGCGTGCTGTATCCAAAGAAGCGCGATATTCGCTCGACGGCGGATCTCGAAGAGGCGCTATCCGGCCTGAAGCGCGGCGATCTTATCACCTTGTTGGTCTATGAGGTACGCGCGCAGGGCACGACATCGATCACGCTGAAAGCACAGTAA